A part of Astyanax mexicanus isolate ESR-SI-001 chromosome 2, AstMex3_surface, whole genome shotgun sequence genomic DNA contains:
- the itih2 gene encoding inter-alpha-trypsin inhibitor heavy chain H2 produces the protein MKLPALLLAVVLLAQSRAFEFIIDGEWESEMSDHVDNLDSSRFRRNVLTSEEEEDFEAVRGTDITVKSYKVESKITSRFAHTTVRSSVVNSGLSAQSIGFNVQIPKRAFITNFTMNVNGITFVGSVREKTVARNLYAQARARGKAAGIVRTNSQEMETFKTEVHVPPGSKVEFELHYQELMQRKLGVYTHTLHIQPGRLVPVLQVDVYVFEPKGIKFVETPNTLGDHFSGVTKITHTKDKAHVVFKPTVQQQRKCPNCTESAVDGVFTVRYDVERESNAGELQVSDGHFVQFFAPSDLTPLSKNIVFVIDVSGSMWGLKMKQTVEAMMTILDDLTMDDYFSIIDFNHNVRCWSEDLVAGTSIQVAEAKKYIQNIKPNGGTNINEAILKAVQILMKAHNQGMLDPRSVSMIILVSDGDPTVGEIKLSVIQKNVKKVMREEFSLFSLGIGFDVDFDFLERIAMENRGVAQRIYANHDASEQLKQFYSQVSSPLLRKITIQFPEDAVSDITQNRFDKFFKGSEIVVAGKMKDMGTNMLQSFTTASAATMDLTIEAEADLQELDTLLSQQQHSFTGFARQMWAYITVNQLLAERSVAPSAAKKRKITQRILSLAVEHQFVTPLTALLVESTDGPERLLADSPKDPKQGCCPGTGIHAKPVVLVDSQPPSRPPWAQSTSTPGPSQARGTRFTVVDNDPHFIVHLPKNNMDVCFNIDSKPGHILNLVSDPGTGVVINAQLVGGKKMKKDKLNTYFGTISIYSEAAGVKVVVGTSGIKLMEGKNNHSFSWAATTNIKLNRVKVEIEKEHKVTVTIDDRISMTVLLHRVWKKHPFNVDYLGFYSPDYNQFSTQVHGLIGQFVNEPKVKVFDVRDGTEPEKKQATMEVKGNKLTVTRGWQKDYRFDKKHGSDVYCWFVHNSGKGFIDGHYSSYIVPNLDSFLPPV, from the exons gctgtACGGGGGACAGATATCACAGTGAAGAGTTATAAGGTGGAGAGTAAGATCACCTCGCGGTTCGCCCACACCACAGTGAGGAGCTCAGTGGTAAACTCAGGTCTCAGTGCCCAGAGCATCGGCTTCAACGTCCAGATCCCCAAACGAGCCTTCATCACCAACTTCACcat gaaTGTGAATGGTATCACGTTTGTTGGCTCGGTGAGAGAAAAGACTGTGGCACGGAATCTCTATGCTCAGGCCAGAGCCCGCGGCAAAGCAGCCGGAATCGTCAG GACTAACTCTCAGGAGATGGAGACGTTTAAGACGGAGGTGCATGTTCCGCCGGGCAGTAAGGTGGAGTTTGAGCTGCACTATCAGGAGCTGATGCAGCGCAAACTGggagtttacacacacactcttcacatcCAGCCCGGCCGTCTCGTCCCAGTGCTGcag gtggATGTGTATGTCTTTGAGCCTAAAGGTATTAAGTTTGTGGAGACACCAAACACGCTGGGGGATCATTTCTCAGGCGTGACTAAAATCACTCACACTAAAGACAAAGCCCACGTGGTCTTCAAGCCCACCGTCCAGCAGCAGCGCAAGTGTCCCAACTGCACGGAGAGCGCCGTGGACGGGGTCTTCACAGTCAGAtatgatgtggagagagagagcaatgctgGAGAGCTTCAG gtGTCTGATGGTCACTTTGTTCAGTTCTTCGCTCCATCTGATCTCACTCCCCTCTCCAAAAACATTGTGTTTGTGATTGATGTGAGCGGAAGCATGTGGGGACTGAAGATGAAGCAG ACAGTGGAGGCCATGATGACCATCCTGGATGATCTAACGATGGACGACTATTTCAGCATCATCGACTTTAACCACAATGTGCGCTGCTGGAGTGAGGACCTAGTGGCTGGAACATCTATACAGGTGGCGGAGGCGAAGAAATACATCCAGAACATTAAACCCAATGGAG GCACCAACATCAACGAGGCTATCCTGAAGGCAGTGCAGATCCTTATGAAAGCCCACAATCAGGGGATGCTAGACCCCCGCTCTGTCTCCATGATCATCCTGGTGTCTGACGGAGACCCCACAGTGG GAGAGATAAAGCTCAGTGTCATTCAGAAGAACGTGAAGAAAGTGATGCGAGAGGaattctctctattctctcttggTATCGGCTTTGATGTGGACTTTGATTTCCTGGAACGCATTGCCATGGAGAACAGGGGCGTGGCCCAGAGAATCTACGCCAATCACGATGCCTCAGAGCAGCTGAAG CAATTCTACAGCCAGGTGTCTTCTCCTCTCCTGAGAAAAATCACCATCCAGTTCCCAGAGGATGCTGTTTCAGACATCACTCAGAATCGTTTCGATAAGTTTTTCAAAGGATCTGAGATAGTGGTGGCTGGTAAAATGAAGGACATGGGCACCAACATGCTCCAGAGCTTCACCACTGCATCTGCT GCCACCATGGACCTGACCATCGAGGCGGAGGCGGATCTTCAAGAGCTGGACACTCTGCTTAGCCAACAGCAGCACTCTTTCACTGGCTTCGCCCGCCAGATGTGGGCTTATATAACTGTCAATCAGCTGCTGGCTGAACG CTCTGTAGCTCCGAGTGCAGCTAAGAAGAGGAAGATAACTCAGCGGATCCTGAGCTTGGCTGTAGAGCATCAGTTTGTCACTCCGCTGACCGCCCTGCTGGTGGAGAGCACAGATGGTCCCGAGAGGCTCCTGGCAGATTCACCAAAGGACCCCAAACAAGGCTGCTGTCCTGGCACAG GTATTCATGCTAAACCAGTGGTCTTGGTGGATTCTCAGCCTCCATCCCGACCACCCTGGGCTCAAAGTACCTCTACCCCAGGCCCCAGCCAGGCCAGGGGGACACGTTTCACAGTTG TGGATAATGACCCTCACTTTATAGTGCACCTCCCCAAAAACAACATGGACGTCTGCTTCAACATCGACTCCAAACCCGGACACATCCTCAACCTGGTGTCGGACCCCGGAACAG GGGTTGTGATCAATGCCCAGCTGGTGGGAGGTAAGAAGATGAAGAAAGATAAACTGAACACGTACTTTGGCACCATCTCCATCTACTCTGAAGCCGCAGGGGTGAAGGTGGTAGTAGGAACCAGTGGGATTAAACTGATGGAGGGAAAGAATAATCACTCTTTCTCCTGGGCAGCAACCACTAACATCAAGCTCAACAG GGTGAAAGTGGAGATTGAGAAAGAGCATAAGGTCACTGTGACGATAGATGACAGGATCTCGATGACGGTGCTGCTGCATCGCGTGTGGAAGAAACATCCCTTCAACGTGGACTACCTGGGCTTCTACTCACCTGACTACAACCAGTTCTCCACCCAGGTCCACGGCCTCATTG GGCAGTTTGTGAACGAGCCCAAGGTGAAGGTGTTTGACGTGCGTGATGGAACAGAGCCAGAGAAGAAACAGGCCACAATGGAAGTGAAGGGCAACAAGCTCACCGTCACCAG GGGCTGGCAGAAGGACTACCGGTTTGATAAGAAGCACGGGTCAGATGTGTACTGCTGGTTCGTCCACAACAGCGGGAAAGGCTTCATTGACGGCCACTACAGCAGCTACATCGTCCCTAACCTTGACAGCTTCCTTCCCcctgtctga